The sequence below is a genomic window from candidate division KSB1 bacterium.
ATATTGAGAAAAACTTTTCTGAATTGGGCGGCCGGGTATATCAGCTGATTACCAAAGAAAAGGAGACCGAGATTTCGACAGATAAGGAAGCCAGGGAAGTCATCGAATGTATCAAAATTCTTGAAAAAGAACTAGATGATAAAAAGTCGGAGCTCGCAAAAGTGAAGTCAAAGAAGAGTAGTACTTCCGAATCAAAATCTGCAACTAAGACAGAAGCTAAGAAAACAACTACAAAAAAATCTACCGGTAAACCAACAGCTTCGAAGAAATCAACCTCGCCAAAAACCAAAGCCCAGACCAAGAAATAAGTTCTCAAAGGAGATGGGAATGAGGAAGGGACAAATTGTTTTAAGCATTTTTTTTGCATTTTTTCTCCTTGATAAGTCCCAGCCTGCCACTGCGCAAATTTATTTAAAATTCGAACCCGCCCATTCTATTAAATTAAATCCAGGAATTTCCCTCGCCGCAGTCGGTGACGTGATGCTGGGTTCCTGGGTTATCCCTGTCTTAGCCGAGCAGGGTGCAGATTATCCTTTTAAAAAAACCAATCGATACTTTGAAGCCGCAGATATAGCAATAGCCAATTTAGAGGCGCCGTTCACGGAAGATACCGTGGCATTTGAAAAGAAGTTTAATTTTAAAGTACCGCCAAAATATGCAAGGGGTCTCCTTGCAGGAGGATTTGATGTTGTCACTTTAGCCAACAATCATATCATGGATTTTGGCGAAAGCGGTCTTCTTTCAACGATTCAAACTCTTGATAAGATTGGCATAAAACATTGCGGAGCCGGAGAAGATTTGTATGAAGCACATCAACCCGCCGTCTTTGAAACGAATGGGAAAAGGATCGCTTTTTTTGGCTATTCCATGACTTTTCCAACCGAATTTTATGCCAAAAAGGATAGCAGCGGCACGGCTTATCCCGAGCCGGAACTAATGCAGCACTCTCTGGAAGTCTGGGAGAATTTTGTTGATTTCACGGTTGTGTCCTTTCACTGGAGTGCTGAAAAGCGCGAAACCCCGAAAGATTATCAAGTTTATTTTGCACACCTGGCAATCGATAGCGGGGCGGATTTGATTCTCGGGCACCACCCACACGTATTGCAGGGAATCGAGTTGTACAAGAATCGGCTCATCGCCTATAGTTTGGGTAATTTCGCTTTCGGATCTTACAGTAAACTTGCAGTGGACAGTATTATTTTGAAGGCTTACTTAAACGACGATGGGCTACAGTATGCGCAATGCATTCCGATCAATGTGGACAATCGGGAGGTTGAGTTCCAACCCGCACTCTTGGACGGAGAACGAAAGGAAGCCGTTTTGTCCAAGCTGTCTACTTTAAGTTTGAATTTAAATAACGGTCGAAATATCCTTGGAAATTCCGGAATAATTTTGGGAGACTGGGCCGGCTTCCACGACGATTGGCTGCTAAACATAGCTGTCAGTACATTTTGGAATTCCGGCTCGACAACCGATATTATTGAGTCGGCAAAGTCGGGTACGACTGAACCCATCAGAAAATCCGACCCTGCATTATAATTAGGTTCGGCCCCGAATTTAAATTAATATTGAGTAACCGCAAATTAACGCGAACGTACGCCAATAAATTAGGACTATAAAGTTTTTTGAAAACAACTAATTAACGTCCATTAGTGGTCTTATGAACTGAAAAAACAGGATCAATAAATGGAATTAAAGATCCATGATCAAGAAATCCAACTTCAGAAATTTTGGAAGAGTCCAAAGCTCACCAAGCTCAGCCAGCCTTTGAAAACAACCGCCGGCAGGACGGTAGAAGTGCTTTATTCCGGCACCGAAAATCTGGATTCCGGACCGGACTTTAAAGATGCTATCATTAAATTGGATGGAAGGTTGTTAAAGGGCGATATCGAAGTACATTTAGATGCATCCGGTTGGTACGCGCACCAACATCACACCGATCCTGCCTATAATAATGTTATTCTGCATGTGATTTCTAAAGAATCAAAAGATGAAGAGTACATCGCAAGAGAGGATGGTGTAAAGGTTCATCAAGTTTATGTAAATATTGGTAGCGATTCTTCTGAACTGAGAACTACCTCAAATATTGGCTCTGAGGCGGAACGCAGGTCGTTTTCGATTGTACAAAACTGTCCCTTATCTCGAACGGATGAAACGAAAATTCTGGCAACCATTCATGTGGCTGGTGAGCGTCGCTTACAGGAGAAAGTGGAGCAATTGCAGGAGGATTTGATTCATGCTTCATGGGACCAATTAATTTATAACAAAATTTTTGAAGCGCTGGGGTATTCAAAAAATCAGATTCAATTTCGAAAGCTTTCTGAGGTGGTGCCGTATAAAATGGTCTGCTCCGAAATGCAATGGGTGTCCGAAGAGATGGCGTTAAAAAAATGTGCTGCATTGCTTTTTGGGGCCGCGGGACTGCTGCCGTCACAGCACACAAAAAGTTCGGAAATAAAGCTGGATGCTGAATCTCTCGATTATGTTGCCCCACTCCAATATTTATGGGATCAAATGTCACACCGTCTCGAAATAAAACCGATGAAACACCACGAGTGGCAATTTTTCCGACTCCGTCCGCAAAACTTCCCAACCCGCCGTTTGGCCGGAATGGTGCAGCTTCTTTTGAAGTTTTATAGACAAGGCTTTCTTAACGGGTTTCAAAAAA
It includes:
- a CDS encoding DUF2851 family protein yields the protein MELKIHDQEIQLQKFWKSPKLTKLSQPLKTTAGRTVEVLYSGTENLDSGPDFKDAIIKLDGRLLKGDIEVHLDASGWYAHQHHTDPAYNNVILHVISKESKDEEYIAREDGVKVHQVYVNIGSDSSELRTTSNIGSEAERRSFSIVQNCPLSRTDETKILATIHVAGERRLQEKVEQLQEDLIHASWDQLIYNKIFEALGYSKNQIQFRKLSEVVPYKMVCSEMQWVSEEMALKKCAALLFGAAGLLPSQHTKSSEIKLDAESLDYVAPLQYLWDQMSHRLEIKPMKHHEWQFFRLRPQNFPTRRLAGMVQLLLKFYRQGFLNGFQKIFSGNMQDYKRLASELESNLLIKTEGFWAQHYRLDDSLDKRDPTLIGKDRARDIIVNTVIPVMYLYNCETKDGFLKNCVRELFGRFPKLAENSITRGMREQLNNPKQVKSSFQQQGLIYLHKLYCKPLRCSECLSLSQEK
- a CDS encoding CapA family protein — translated: MRKGQIVLSIFFAFFLLDKSQPATAQIYLKFEPAHSIKLNPGISLAAVGDVMLGSWVIPVLAEQGADYPFKKTNRYFEAADIAIANLEAPFTEDTVAFEKKFNFKVPPKYARGLLAGGFDVVTLANNHIMDFGESGLLSTIQTLDKIGIKHCGAGEDLYEAHQPAVFETNGKRIAFFGYSMTFPTEFYAKKDSSGTAYPEPELMQHSLEVWENFVDFTVVSFHWSAEKRETPKDYQVYFAHLAIDSGADLILGHHPHVLQGIELYKNRLIAYSLGNFAFGSYSKLAVDSIILKAYLNDDGLQYAQCIPINVDNREVEFQPALLDGERKEAVLSKLSTLSLNLNNGRNILGNSGIILGDWAGFHDDWLLNIAVSTFWNSGSTTDIIESAKSGTTEPIRKSDPAL